ACCCGGACCGGCCGATCTGCACCGGCATGCTTTACAATGCTGAAACCATGCCGCCCTATACCTACCCCGACGATCAGACCCAGCTGGGGATCAAGACCAACTCCTCAAAAGGCGGCGGTGGCTATAACGAGCTGATGTTCGATGACAAGAAGGACAGCGAACTGATGCGGGTGCAGGCCCAGAAAGATCACCAGATGCTGGTCAAGGACCGCTCGACGGTGACGGTGGGCATGGATGCGCCGGACCCGGAGGTGACGTCCGCGGATGAAAAGAGCTATGTGTTCACGGTTCAGCAGCACATGACGGAAACCGTGCACGAGGGGGACCGGACCGAAGTGGTGGAGACCGGCGACAAGTCGGAGACCATCCAGACGGGCAACATGACTTTGGACGTGGATACCGGCAACCTGACCGAGACCATTGCCCAGGGCAATCACAGTGAAACCGTGTCTCTGGGGAATCTGACCATTGACGTGACCGCCGGCAAGATCGCGATGAGCGCGGGCCAGGAAATTAAGCTGACCGTGGGGGCCTCCGAGGTCAAGATCGACAACTCCGGGGTCTCCATCAAGGGGCCGATGATCAAGATCGAAGGCACCGGCATGGTCGAGGCCAAGGCGCCGATGACCACCGTCAAAGGCGAGGCGATGCTGACCCTTAAGGGCGGCCTCACGATGATCAACTAGGTGGGCACAGATGTCGGCAAGATTTGAAAAGCTGGTGAAAATGCCCAAGGACCCGGTGGCCAAGCTGCTGTCGCGGGCAAATGTCATCCTGAAGACGCCGCTGGAAGCGCCGCCTACGGCGCTGGCGGGAACGGTGCTGGAGGAACTCGACCGCAAGGGGGCCCTGGTTGATCTTTTGCGGCTGCTGGCGGTGCTGCTGCCCCCGCGTGAGCGGGTCTGGTGGGCCTGTCTGGCGGCCCGCGACTACATCGGGCCGCGATCGGACCAGGATCCGGCCTCGCTGACGGCGTCGGAGGCCTGGGTGTTCGAGCCCAGCGAGGAAAACCGCGACAAGGCGCGGATCACTCTGGATCATGCCTATGTCGATGATGACACGGTGAATTGCGCGCTGGCGGTGCTGTATGCGGCGGGAACGCTGGGACCGGGGGAATTGAACCAGTATCCCGCCCCGGCGGGTGCCTCGGAGGCGGCGGCCTTTGCCATGAATATGGTGGCCTTGGGTCAATTGTCTGATAAGTTTGAAGAACACGGCGCCGTTCTGG
Above is a window of Leisingera thetidis DNA encoding:
- a CDS encoding DUF6931 family protein produces the protein MSARFEKLVKMPKDPVAKLLSRANVILKTPLEAPPTALAGTVLEELDRKGALVDLLRLLAVLLPPRERVWWACLAARDYIGPRSDQDPASLTASEAWVFEPSEENRDKARITLDHAYVDDDTVNCALAVLYAAGTLGPGELNQYPAPAGASEAAAFAMNMVALGQLSDKFEEHGAVLVERALDIARGGKGQVIEVPMHAAQN